One Cucumis sativus cultivar 9930 chromosome 1, Cucumber_9930_V3, whole genome shotgun sequence DNA segment encodes these proteins:
- the LOC101220163 gene encoding peroxidase 41, protein MAFPFPFPLLFLVTIILPFPSLVHSKLSLGYYQKTCPDFEKIIRETVTNKQITSPVTAAGTLRLFFHDCMVDGCDASVLISSNSFNQAEREAEINHSLSGDAFDVVVHAKTNLELACPGIVSCSDILAQATRDLVVMVGGPFYNVRLGRKDGMISKAGNVEGNLPTVNFTMDKLIDYFVERGFTVQELVALSGGHTIGFSHCKEFTDRLFHHSPTSPTDPDIYPKFAEKLKTMCANYEKDTAMSAFNDVITPGKFDNMFYQNLPRGLGLLATDNALDKDPRTKPFVDLYAVNQTAFFHDFGRAMEKLSVHGVKTGRKGEVRRRCDLFNSINT, encoded by the exons ATggctttccctttccctttccctttacTTTTCCTCGTTACCATCATCCTCCCTTTCCCATCTCTTGTTCATTCCAAACTCTCCCTCGGTTATTACCAAAAAACATGTCCCGACTTTGAGAAGATTATTCGTGAAACTGTCaccaataaacaaataacCAGTCCTGTTACCGCTGCAGGAACCCTTCGCCTCTTCTTCCATGACTGTATGGTTGATGGTTGTGATGCCTCCGTTCTCATTTCCTCCAACTCCTTCAACCAAGCTGAGCGTGAGGCTGAAATCAACCACTCCCTTTCTGGTGACGCCTTCGATGTCGTCGTCCATGCTAAGACCAACCTCGAACTCGCATGCCCTGGCATTGTGTCTTGTTCTGACATCTTGGCACAG gCGACTCGAGATCTAGTAGTGATGGTGGGAGGACCATTCTACAACGTTCGATTGGGGAGAAAAGACGGAATGATATCAAAAGCAGGCAATGTGGAAGGGAACCTCCCAACAGTGAACTTCACAATGGACAAACTCATCGATTACTTCGTTGAAAGAGGCTTCACCGTCCAAGAACTGGTCGCCCTCTCCGGCGGTCACACCATCGGTTTCTCCCACTGCAAGGAATTCACCGACCGACTCTTCCACCATAGTCCCACGTCACCCACCGACCCAGACATATACCCAAAATTCGCCGAAAAGCTAAAGACCATGTGTGCCAATTACGAAAAAGACACCGCCATGTCAGCTTTCAACGACGTCATAACACCTGGCAAATTCGACAATATGTTCTACCAGAATCTTCCACGTGGCCTAGGCCTACTGGCCACTGACAACGCCCTCGATAAGGATCCAAGGACGAAGCCCTTTGTGGATCTTTACGCTGTTAACCAAACGGCGTTTTTTCACGACTTTGGTCGCGCTATGGAGAAGCTCAGTGTTCACGGCGTTAAAACGGGAAGAAAGGGGGAGGTTCGACGAAGGTGTGACCTTTTTAATTCTATTAATACATGa